A stretch of DNA from Methanoplanus endosymbiosus:
AAGTTACATCGGAATTGCAGCTCTATGGTCATGTTTCTGTAAAGCTATCTGCTGTAACTGGCTCGTTAACCTCGCAATTCTTCTTGCAATCTGTGCAGACGATGCAGTCGGCAAGTTCTTTGGAATCTGGTTCCCGATCATGGCTTTCGTTGCAACAGGATTTGAGCACTGTGTAGCAAATATGTACTTCATTCCAGCAGGTATTATGACATCATCCTACCTCACAGCAGATCAGGTAGCAGCAATCGGTCCTAAACTTGCAAACCTTAGCTGGATAACAATGTGGACAAACAACATCATAGTCGTTACAATCGGAAACATTGTCGGCGGTATGCTCTTTGTTGGTGTTCTCTACTGGATTGCATTCAGAAAAGATATTGAAGCAGCTAAGTAAACGATTATAAATGAAAATTAAAAATACGAATGTAAATATCTCGGCCATCAATATCGGGGTGGTGGGATTTTTTGCATTCTTTTTTTTGGTCTATGTAATCTTATCCGGGGAGTATATGTCGCTTTTATGGGGAATCCCGATTCTTGCGGCTTTGTTTGTTATCCCTATCATTCTGAGTTATATGAGTGCCTCAGAGTACAATGACCTTGCGCCCATATATGAGGCAGAAGCAAAACCTGTCAGAATTAAGATGATCAATGAGTCCTCAATTGGAAACATCGTAAAAATTGAAGGTGTTGTCGAGAAGGCGATGTTTAAGTCACTCAACAGGCCCCAGTTTCATGTGGCTGACAGATCAGGTCTGATCTCGGTCAAGATGTTCACCGGAATTTCGGAGGATATAAACAAGGATGATATTGTTGAAGTTTACGGACAGGTCATCAAGAGATATGTCATGGTAGGAGAACCTGTAATCAATGCAGTAATAATTCGCAAAACCGAAAAGAGAGATGCGAATTAACCTAAGGACAAAATTTTAATTTTCTGTATGTTTTCATTTTTTCAGATCTGTTTCCGGTTAACTTTTAGCTTATCTCTCTAAATATAATGTAATTATGATAGAGAAACTGAAAAATGCTGTAAATACTTATTTTAATTATACTGTCCCGGTTGTTGCGGGGCTTTCTTTTATAGGAATTGTATTGTCCCTGGTTGTTGAAGCGGGCAGTATGCTCTCATATTCAGGAGTTGCCGGGTGTGTCATTGCCTCATTCATAATTGGGATTGTTGCTTTTCTGAGAGAAAAAAAAGATCTTGTCTCTATTCTGGCACCACTCTATGCAGTGCTGATCTTCAATCCTTATAGTGAGTTCACAACCGGGATTATTATGCAGATTATGTATGCGGCAACAATATCTGTTATAGCAATACGCTTAATTAAAAAATTTTGATTTTTCATACATATTTCATTTTTTTAGGATTCAGTCATTTTTAGGGCGCGGATTGTGTATTTGTCTTAGGTTCGGGTATAATTCAGTGGATCTGTGCTGTTGTGTTAAGATCAATTGGTTTCCATCTGATTGTGGTTAAATGCGCTTGTAATATTTTTAAAATTACAATCTCGTTTTTGACCCACCAATAATGCTCATTTGTCATTTATAAATGAAAATACATTAATACTTAGATTCCAACTCTTTCATTGTAAGAGGTTAAATTATGGATCTCAAGTTTGTTCAGACAACATGTCCCTACTGTGGAACAGGTTGTACTTTCAATCTTGTCGTTAAGGACGGCAAGGTAGTGGGTTCAACAGCGTATCAGCGTTCACCCGTAAATATGGGTAAAACCTGTCCAAAGGGCACATATGCATATGAGTTTGTAAACAGTCCAAAAAGGCTGACAACACCGCTCATTAAGAAAGACGGCGAATTCGTTGAAGCTACTTGGGATGAGGCATACAAGCTCATTGCAGAGAAGTTTAAGGGCTACAAAGCTGAAGAGATGGCATGCCTTTCATCAGCACGTACTTCAAACGAAGATAACTATGCTCTGATGAAGTTTGCACGTGGTGCACTCAAGACAAAGCACATTGATCACTGTGCACGTCTCTGCCACTCTTCAACAGTTGCAGGACTTGCAGCAGTATTCGGATCAGGTGCAATGACCAACTCTATTCCTGATATTGAGGAATCAAAGTGTATCTTCATTATTGGAAGTAACACATTTGAGCAGCACCCGCTTATCGGACGCAGAGTGATGATGGCAAAGAAGAAGGGTGCAAAGCTCATCTACGCAGATCCAAGGTACACCCCTACTGCAAAGCAGGCTGACATCTACATGCAGTTTAAGTCTGGTGGAGATGTTGCAATTCTCAACTGCTTCATGCACGAGATCATCAAGAACGGATGGGAAGACAAAGAGTTCATCGCAAACAGGACTAAAGGCTATGAAGAGCTTAAGGCCCTTGTAATGAAGGACGATTACTCACCTGAGAATGTTGAGAAGATTACCGGTATTCCGGCAGCTACACTCCGTGAAGCAGCAGAACTCTATGGTAAGGCAGAGAGCGGAGCACTTCTCTACTCAATGGGTATCACACAGCACACAGTTGGTGTTGACAACGTTAAGTCAACTGCACACCTTCAGATGGTTACAGGAAACCTTGGAAGACCTGGAACCGGTGTAAACGCACTCCGTGGACAGAACAATGTTCAGGGTGCATGTGATATGGGAGCACTTCCTGTAGTATTTACAGGATACCAGAAGGTAATTGACCCTGTGGCACACAAGAAATTCGAGGACGCATGGGGATTCCCAGACGGAATTGCGCCTGCTGAGAACGGATATGAAGTTACCACCATGGTCAATGTCATGTCTGACAACCCCGGAGAACTCAAGGCAATGTACATCATGGGTGAGAACCCGCTTCTCTCAGATCCAAACATTGACCATGCAAAACATGCATTCGAGTCCCTTGAATTCCTCGTTGTTCAGGATATCTTCCTTACAGAGACAGCACAGATCGCTGATGTTGTCCTGCCGGCAACCTGCTACGCAGAAAAAGACGGTACCCAGACCTCAACCGAACGCCGTGTCCAGAAATGGAGAAAGGCACAGGATCCACCTGGAGTTGCAAAACTTGACTGGAAGATTCTTGCAGAGGTTGCAGGAGCAATGGGCTATGCAGATCAGTTCGCATGGGAGACCTCAGAGGATGTCTTCAATGAGATTGCAGCAGTCACACCTTCATACCACGGTATGAACTACGAAAGACTTGATAAACCAGAGGCACTTCACTGGCCATGCCCTGAAGTTGACCATCCGGGAACACCAATCCTGCACACCCAGAAGTTTGCAACAGCTGACGGACTTGGAGTTCTCTCAGCAATTGAGTGGAAGGCACCGGCAGAAGTTCCTGATGAGGAATATCCGTATATCTTCACAACCGGAAGGACAATCTGGCACTGGCATACCGGTACAATGACCAGAAACTCACCAACACTTGACCATGAAGTTCCAACCGGATGGATTGAGATCAACCCTGATGATGCAAAGGAACTTGGAATTGCATACGGCGAGAAGGTACGTGCAATCACAAGACGTGGTGAAGTTGAGGTAACTGCAAAGGTAACGAGAGACATTATGAAAGGTGTAATGTTCATGCCGTTCCACTTCGCAGAATGCCCGGCAAACAGGCTTACAAACGATGCACTTGACCCAGTTTCCAAGATTCCGGAGTACAAGGCATGTGCTATAAAGATTGAAAAGATTCAGGAGGCCTGAAAATGGTAGCAAATGGAGATATGTTACTTGCATGGGCAAAGGACGCCGAATACCTTAAAAAGGGAGAATGCGGCGGTGCAGTAACAGCAATACTTAAGAATGCCCTTGAAACCGGTCTTGTTGATGCAGTATTTGCAGTCGAGAAAGGCTACGATATTTATGATGCAAAACCTGCGTTCATCACAAATCCGGAAGACATCGACAGACTCAGCGGTTCACTTCACTGTGGTACCCTTCTGCTGCCAAAAATGATCAAGAAGTTCCTTGACGGTGCAAAGGACATGAAGCTTGCAGTAACCCTGAAGGGTTGCGATGCAAAAGCACTCTATGAACTTGCAAAGAGGCAGCAGATCAATCTTGACAACATCTACTCAATCGGTCTGAACTGTGGTGGTTCAATCAGTCCCGTTGCAGGAAGAAAGATGATCGAGGAGAAGTTTGGAGTAAGTCCGGACGATGTTGTAAAGGAAGAGATCGACAAAGGCCAGTTCATCATCGAAACAAAAGACGGTGAACACAAGGGCATAAAGATCGATGAACTTGAGGAAGAAGGATACGGCCGCCGTGCAAACTGCCAGCGCTGTAAGACCAAAATCCCACGCCAGTGTGATATTGCATGCGGAAACTGGGGTGTACCTGCTGATAAAGCCGGCAAGGCAACCTTCATTGAAGTATGCTCAGACAAGGGTGCAGAACTTATCGAGAAGACTTCAGGTGCAATCGAGACCGCACCAACGGATCCAAAATTCGTTGCAATTCGCGGAAAGATTGAGCAGGCAATGTACAAACTTGCTGATAAAGCAAGGGCAGAACAGTTCGCAGCAATGGGTGAGGGCCAGGACCGCCTGAGCTTCATTATGAAGGAGACCTCACGCTGTATCAAATGCTACCAGTGCATTGAGAACTGCCCAATCTGCTACTGTGTTGAATGCTCAACAAAGAAACCATACCTTGTAACACCCGGCCAGGTTCCGCCTCCCTTCATGTTCCACATGATAAGATACGTCCATGTTTCAGATTCATGTATCAACTGTGGTCAGTGCGAAGAGCTTTGTGCAATGGATATTCCAAATGCACTCTACATGCACGCACTCCAGATTGAAATGCAGGAGATGTTCGGATATGAACCTGGTGTAAACCTTGATCTTCCGGTTCTTGCACTCGTTGAGGAACCGACAGAAAGGAAGCGCCTGAGCGATACAGGTGACGACCAGATTTTCAATATATTTACTTAAATAAATGGTGATGAGAATAGGGTCGGAAAATCCCCCCGGCTCTTATTATCATTTCTATAATCCAAATTATATTTTTGGGTCGGCTCAGTTATTCTGTCCGGAAATATTATTAAAAAAGCATTATGCTGGTGAAAAAAGGGTTAGGGAAACCCCTGATTTATTTTATTCTTTTTTTTAGATTGTATCTGTGATCACTTGTGTTTGTGGCATTTTACCTGGATATTTTCTTTCATTCTGGAAGTGTACGCCTGCATAATGTCGGTTGATGTAATAAATCCCTTAAGTTCTTTTTTATTCTTCTCATCCACCACAAGTATATGATGTATGCTGTTCTTCATCATCAGGTATAGGGCGCTGTCAAGTGTGGAATTCTCACTTATGGTTATAAGATTCTCTTTCATCCTCTCCCTGACTTTTATGCAGGGGATTTTACCGTTCTCAAGATAGGTATCCCTGTGGGTTATTATCCCTATGAGCATGCCATTGTCAATCACCGGAAATCCGGTATGCTTCGTTTCATTCATCATACTGTAAACTTCATTGCAGGGGTCATCCGGATGAACGGTTATAAGATCCTCAGGCTTTACCATTGCACTGGACGCTTTTATTTCCTGAAGGATCTCTATCTGATATTCCTCTCTGTGTGCTTCTGATTCTGCCTTTGTCCTGACCTGTTCCTTAAATATAGTGTCCTCACCTGTCAGAATGGTGGATATTGCAACAGCTCCCATTGCCGGCACAAGTATGGAGAAGTCACTGGTCATCTCGGTTACCATTATCATAACTGCGATTGGGGCATTTGCAATACTGCCAAAGAGTGCAATCATACCAACTATCACAAATGCCGGAACGGATGTCAGAGGGACAATCTCAGGGAATGCCAGATTCAGCAGAAGACCAAATGCCCCTCCTGCCGCGCCACCTATTGCAAGTCCGGGGGCGAATACTCCTCCGCTCCCGCCTGAGCCAATTGTAAGCGATGTCGTAATGATCTTTGTAAACGGAAGGATGAGAAGAACCGAGAGAGGCAGAATGTTGTACATTGCAATCTGGAGGAAGCCATATCCTGTTCCCAGACTTGCAAGTCCGGTTATCATCGCCTCCGGAGAGATATGCGCCATTGCAATGACAAGCAATGCAATAATGAGTGCCCCTGAAACCGGCTTTAAGTATGGCGGCAGATTATATTTTATGAAAAAATCGGCAAATATTCTCCTTGTTCCGTAAAAAGTTCTGATATATGCAATTCCAAATGCTGCGCAGATTACTCCCAGGATGATGAAGAGGGGTATCTGAGAAGGTTCCCAGAATAGTTCTGTCTCGCCGAAGACCGGGCCATAACCTTCAAAAAATCCGAATATGGTATATCCTGTTATTGATGCTATGAATGCCGGAAGTATGGCATCTGCCTCAAAGTCCCTTCTGTACAGGATTTCGGCGGCCAGAATTGCACCGCCTAACGGTGCTTTGAATATTGTCCCGATACCTGCGCCAATGCCCGTGGCAATGGCAATTCTTCTCTCCCTCTCTGAGAGGTTCAGGAAATCAGCGGCAATTGATCCAAAACCGGCGGATATCTGTGCTGTCGGCCCTTCTCTTCCTGCACTTCCGCCGCTTGATATGGTGATTATTGAGGCGATGGCCTTTACAACCGGAACGCGCCACCTGATTTTGCTTCCTTTGTGAAATGCCTTAATTGCTGCATCAGTGCCATGCCCTTCTGCCTCAGGCGCGAAACGATATACAATATATCCTGAAATCAGCGCACCTGTGCATATAATTGGCAGAATTAACCATATTGCCGCCGGAGGCGACCATTGTGATATTATCTGAATGGTCTCGCCTTCATGTGGCATATGATAACCGAGAAGATATTCCGAAACAAATAATGAACCGTATTTTAATCCCTGAAAGAAGATATATGCTCCTATTCCTGAAATGATTCCGATTATTATTCCTATCAGTATAGTTCTGTTAATTGAAGCATATTTTTCAAATCCGGGAATCATTTATTAAAAATATGTCTTTTACAGTATTTCATCTTTTTATTTTGGTACATAAATTTTCTTATTGTATCTATCATAAGGCCAGTTTTTTAATTGACAAAATACAATTATATGCAGTTAGTTTAACAAGGTGGATTTATGTCGCAGAGGGCCGTTGATGCATTATTTCAGGCTCTGTTTCTTCTGACAGATATCAGATCTCTTTTCAGGAGAACAGCTCCTGATCACGAATTCGATGAGGAAGAGAAACAGAAAGCCGAAAAAACGATAGAAAAGCTGAAAAAACAGGTTTCAATTCTTGAGCAGGAGATCTTAAAATGAAGTGCACAGGCAATATTGATACGCGGGAGGTTGAGGAGTTATATATCAATATAGACCCCATTCAGGCAGGTGGAAGGCTCACAAACGAAGCGCAGAAGGCCGTTATTGCCTACTCTGACGGCTATTCTGTATGTGACAACTGCTTAAAACCCTTCAGGCTTGATTATATCAGAAAGCCTCCTATTGCAGAGTTTCATGAGGACTGTGCGAAGTGGCTCAATATGGATCAGTTAAGGGTTGTTCCGGGGGCAAGGCGCGGGTTTCAGGCGGTTGCAAACTCGCTGGTGCAGAAAGGCGACCCTGTGATTCTTACAGCACTCTCCCATTATACTGAATTTGTGTCGGTTGAGCAGTCCGGCGGTATCCCGTGTGAGATTCCGGCAGATGAGAACAATCATATCACAGGCGAAAATGCGGCAGAGAAGATTGAGGAGGTAATTGCAAAATTTGGTAAGACTCCCCCTCTGCTATATCTTGAGCATGTGGACTATCAGTACGGCAATATTCACGACATAAAGGGTGTTGTAAAGGCCGCACACCAGTATGACATTCCTGTCCTGCTGAATGGCGCGTACTCTGTCGGAATTATGCCCGTTGACGGTAAGGAACTCGGTGTTGATTTCATAGTCGGGTCAGGGCACAAGAGTATGGCAGCACCTGCACCGTCAGGTGTCCTTGCGGCAAATGAGGAGTATGCTGATGTAGTATTCCGGACAATCACTGCCAAAGGTGATGTGACCGGCCGGACATTTGGCATAAAAGAAGTTGAGATGATGGGCTGCACCCTTATGGGCGTGACAGTCATGGGCCTTATAGCCTCTTTCCCGGAGGTGAAAAAGCGCGTCCTTGAGTGGGACCGTGAGATTGAGCAGAGCCGGATAATAACAGATGCACTGCTTTCGATAGAGGGCACAGTCTGCCAGAGCGACAGTCCAAGGGAGCATACCCTTACAAGAATCAACACCATAGAATCGTTTGACAAAGTAGCAAAGACCCATAAGAAGAGGGGCTACTTCTTATCCAGTGATCTGAAGAAGAGAGGCATTACAGGTGTAATTCCGGGTTCGACAAGGGTCTGGAAGTATAATACATATGGTCTTACCCGGAAACAGGCCGATCATGTGGCGTTATCGTTCAGAAAAATTGCAGAGGAGAATGATCTCTCAGTTGCCTGATTCGATAACCTCTCCATTTAATATTTTAATATAATCTAAGGTTTCCAGACATTTTCCGGTCAGCAATTCATAGTCAAGTTTCTCTTCTTCTGCTTTAAGGTCAGCAATCGTGGCTGATACTGCCGGATGCTTTGGAACGACTGTGCAGTCAAGATCGCCTGCAAATTCCCTGAATGTGCCGATCTTTCTTGCAAGGTCAACAATCTCTCCCTTGTCCCATGTTAAGAGCGGCTGAAGGAGCGGCAGTCCGGGTGGGATGACCTCCTCTGTAACCGCCATATTGGCAAGTGTCTGTGAGGCAACCTGCCCGAGGTTGTTGCCCATGACAATGCCGGACATTCCCTTTCCTATAGCAATCTCTGCTGAGAGGTGCATCATAAACCTCTTGCATACAAGGCAGAGGTATCGTGGTGTAATCTTATCCAGAATTTCGGTGTAGAAATCCTCAAGATCTATGGAGTAAAGTCTGATCTTTCTGCCCGGAGACCACAGTGAGAGGTTTTTCATATTTTCAAGCACTGCATCTTCGGTGTCTTTACCAAAGTAGCCTTTACCCCTGAAGAATATGAACGAGGATGTGCACCCTCTTCTCATGACAAGCCATGCGGCAACCGGGGAGTCGATTCCGGCAGAGATGAGCGAGAGAACTTCTCCCTGTGTCCCCACCGGAAGTCCGCCCGGCCCTTTTGTTCTTCTGTCGTATATGAGGCCGCCTTCTGTTCTTGCCTCGACAAATATCTCGTAATCCGGATCTTTAAGGTTCACTGTCAGGCCGGGGACCATCTCCCAGATTCTGTCACCTGTTGATGCCCCAAGCTCCTGGCTTGTGAAGCCTTTCATATTGGATCTCTTTGGCCGTACTGCAAAGCTCATTCCCGGTTTTAGTGATTTTGCAGCGATTTCGGCAGCTTTTTTCTCGATGATCTCCCTGTCAGATTCAGTGACTTCAGCAATGCAGGCATCAAGGATACCGAATATTTTTGTGACAATGCTGACTATTCCTTCCGGATTATCTCCATAGATTAGAATCCTGCCCCTGTGTCTCTCTATCCTGTGTTCGATTCCACCTGTATTCAGGGCGTTTTTTATATTATTGTCAAGTATTCTGAGGTAATGCCTCTGAACTGATTCACTTTTGAGGAATATCTCCCCATATCTGATCATTACAGCTTTATTCATTTTGCACGCTGTACTTATGTTTCAGGTAATTTAATGATTCCCGGCAGAGTGTCGCCCTGCTTAAACCGGCAGTTGTTCACAGTAGCTTTTGGACTGGTTTATCTGTCAGTCTGCCTCTTCAGAAACATGTGGAAATAGAAATAACTTTTATGATATGAATCAGAAATAGTGAAGTAATTATGGCAGGGAAAAAGAAGGGTAAAGACAAAAGTGAGCCGCAGTCAGTTCTCTATTATTTTTATACACAGGAGAGATGGGACAACTGGATTCTTACTTTAAAGGAGATGGATTTTGAAGGGGATCCTGAGAGCGAGGAGATGCCTGAAGGGCTTGCATCACTTGACAACTTCACAAAGGACCTCAATGTATCTGCGTTAAAAATAATCAAGCTGGTCGATAACGGGAGTTATAACCAGGAGATGGCCCTTGCAAAGTTAAATGAGGTTGAGGAGATCATTATGGCAGATCTGCCGGAGGATGAACTTACAGATATTCTCGGCGGTGTTCAGATGCGCTTCCTTGTTCTCTTCATGTCATGCAAGAATTATATCAGAGGTGAGATCGGAGAAGGCGAAATTAAGAACCTTGTAAAGGAGGGGCGTGCCATATCTGATGAAGATCCTGAGGCTGCACTTAAAATTGCCGCTGATATTGGTGCAAAAGTTCTTGACGGCGGCTCATGCT
This window harbors:
- a CDS encoding nucleotide-binding protein, translating into MKIKNTNVNISAINIGVVGFFAFFFLVYVILSGEYMSLLWGIPILAALFVIPIILSYMSASEYNDLAPIYEAEAKPVRIKMINESSIGNIVKIEGVVEKAMFKSLNRPQFHVADRSGLISVKMFTGISEDINKDDIVEVYGQVIKRYVMVGEPVINAVIIRKTEKRDAN
- the fdhF gene encoding formate dehydrogenase subunit alpha, with the translated sequence MDLKFVQTTCPYCGTGCTFNLVVKDGKVVGSTAYQRSPVNMGKTCPKGTYAYEFVNSPKRLTTPLIKKDGEFVEATWDEAYKLIAEKFKGYKAEEMACLSSARTSNEDNYALMKFARGALKTKHIDHCARLCHSSTVAGLAAVFGSGAMTNSIPDIEESKCIFIIGSNTFEQHPLIGRRVMMAKKKGAKLIYADPRYTPTAKQADIYMQFKSGGDVAILNCFMHEIIKNGWEDKEFIANRTKGYEELKALVMKDDYSPENVEKITGIPAATLREAAELYGKAESGALLYSMGITQHTVGVDNVKSTAHLQMVTGNLGRPGTGVNALRGQNNVQGACDMGALPVVFTGYQKVIDPVAHKKFEDAWGFPDGIAPAENGYEVTTMVNVMSDNPGELKAMYIMGENPLLSDPNIDHAKHAFESLEFLVVQDIFLTETAQIADVVLPATCYAEKDGTQTSTERRVQKWRKAQDPPGVAKLDWKILAEVAGAMGYADQFAWETSEDVFNEIAAVTPSYHGMNYERLDKPEALHWPCPEVDHPGTPILHTQKFATADGLGVLSAIEWKAPAEVPDEEYPYIFTTGRTIWHWHTGTMTRNSPTLDHEVPTGWIEINPDDAKELGIAYGEKVRAITRRGEVEVTAKVTRDIMKGVMFMPFHFAECPANRLTNDALDPVSKIPEYKACAIKIEKIQEA
- a CDS encoding Coenzyme F420 hydrogenase/dehydrogenase, beta subunit C-terminal domain, whose translation is MVANGDMLLAWAKDAEYLKKGECGGAVTAILKNALETGLVDAVFAVEKGYDIYDAKPAFITNPEDIDRLSGSLHCGTLLLPKMIKKFLDGAKDMKLAVTLKGCDAKALYELAKRQQINLDNIYSIGLNCGGSISPVAGRKMIEEKFGVSPDDVVKEEIDKGQFIIETKDGEHKGIKIDELEEEGYGRRANCQRCKTKIPRQCDIACGNWGVPADKAGKATFIEVCSDKGAELIEKTSGAIETAPTDPKFVAIRGKIEQAMYKLADKARAEQFAAMGEGQDRLSFIMKETSRCIKCYQCIENCPICYCVECSTKKPYLVTPGQVPPPFMFHMIRYVHVSDSCINCGQCEELCAMDIPNALYMHALQIEMQEMFGYEPGVNLDLPVLALVEEPTERKRLSDTGDDQIFNIFT
- a CDS encoding chloride channel protein, with protein sequence MIPGFEKYASINRTILIGIIIGIISGIGAYIFFQGLKYGSLFVSEYLLGYHMPHEGETIQIISQWSPPAAIWLILPIICTGALISGYIVYRFAPEAEGHGTDAAIKAFHKGSKIRWRVPVVKAIASIITISSGGSAGREGPTAQISAGFGSIAADFLNLSERERRIAIATGIGAGIGTIFKAPLGGAILAAEILYRRDFEADAILPAFIASITGYTIFGFFEGYGPVFGETELFWEPSQIPLFIILGVICAAFGIAYIRTFYGTRRIFADFFIKYNLPPYLKPVSGALIIALLVIAMAHISPEAMITGLASLGTGYGFLQIAMYNILPLSVLLILPFTKIITTSLTIGSGGSGGVFAPGLAIGGAAGGAFGLLLNLAFPEIVPLTSVPAFVIVGMIALFGSIANAPIAVMIMVTEMTSDFSILVPAMGAVAISTILTGEDTIFKEQVRTKAESEAHREEYQIEILQEIKASSAMVKPEDLITVHPDDPCNEVYSMMNETKHTGFPVIDNGMLIGIITHRDTYLENGKIPCIKVRERMKENLITISENSTLDSALYLMMKNSIHHILVVDEKNKKELKGFITSTDIMQAYTSRMKENIQVKCHKHK
- the pscS gene encoding O-phospho-L-seryl-tRNA:Cys-tRNA synthase is translated as MKCTGNIDTREVEELYINIDPIQAGGRLTNEAQKAVIAYSDGYSVCDNCLKPFRLDYIRKPPIAEFHEDCAKWLNMDQLRVVPGARRGFQAVANSLVQKGDPVILTALSHYTEFVSVEQSGGIPCEIPADENNHITGENAAEKIEEVIAKFGKTPPLLYLEHVDYQYGNIHDIKGVVKAAHQYDIPVLLNGAYSVGIMPVDGKELGVDFIVGSGHKSMAAPAPSGVLAANEEYADVVFRTITAKGDVTGRTFGIKEVEMMGCTLMGVTVMGLIASFPEVKKRVLEWDREIEQSRIITDALLSIEGTVCQSDSPREHTLTRINTIESFDKVAKTHKKRGYFLSSDLKKRGITGVIPGSTRVWKYNTYGLTRKQADHVALSFRKIAEENDLSVA
- the thiI gene encoding tRNA uracil 4-sulfurtransferase ThiI, whose amino-acid sequence is MNKAVMIRYGEIFLKSESVQRHYLRILDNNIKNALNTGGIEHRIERHRGRILIYGDNPEGIVSIVTKIFGILDACIAEVTESDREIIEKKAAEIAAKSLKPGMSFAVRPKRSNMKGFTSQELGASTGDRIWEMVPGLTVNLKDPDYEIFVEARTEGGLIYDRRTKGPGGLPVGTQGEVLSLISAGIDSPVAAWLVMRRGCTSSFIFFRGKGYFGKDTEDAVLENMKNLSLWSPGRKIRLYSIDLEDFYTEILDKITPRYLCLVCKRFMMHLSAEIAIGKGMSGIVMGNNLGQVASQTLANMAVTEEVIPPGLPLLQPLLTWDKGEIVDLARKIGTFREFAGDLDCTVVPKHPAVSATIADLKAEEEKLDYELLTGKCLETLDYIKILNGEVIESGN
- a CDS encoding DUF2150 family protein → MAGKKKGKDKSEPQSVLYYFYTQERWDNWILTLKEMDFEGDPESEEMPEGLASLDNFTKDLNVSALKIIKLVDNGSYNQEMALAKLNEVEEIIMADLPEDELTDILGGVQMRFLVLFMSCKNYIRGEIGEGEIKNLVKEGRAISDEDPEAALKIAADIGAKVLDGGSCCGKYLRGDFENPTMFDDWLIEVDEMGESLKTLKNFDEQFGEA